The stretch of DNA TCAAACAACTCCCAGAATTATGTAATTTATTTAAATGGGGCCGATTTTATCAAACTTAGGAATCTCACTATCGATCCTGACGAACTCGGTTATGGAAGAGGAGTCAGACTAGATAATGGTTGTAATAATGTTAGTTTTTTGAATTGTTTCTTCAAAGGTGGGGGATCTTTTTGGATGCTTTATTCTCTTAATTCAGTAGATAATAATATTGAAGTTTTTAATAATTACTTTTTCGAGTCAAGTGTTGCAATATATTTTTATGGTGAGACTAATCAGGCTGAGAAAGGACTTGTCATAAACAACAACTTTTTTACCAATCAAATTTTCAGTGCAATAACATTGAAATATAATGAAAATGCTCACATTTATAAAAACAGAGTGGAAGCAAGCGCCTCAAATACAAATTATCGAGTTGGTATTGAAGCTAATGAAACAGTAAATCCCATAAGAATTTCTTCAAATATCATAAAAATACAAGGTTGTTACCAGAATAATACAGAAGCAATTTTCATTTCGAATCAATTTTATAATTCGAAATATGCTCTTATTGATAATAATAATATTCAAGGAGTATGTCATTCAGGAATCTATTGTGGGACTACAGATTGCAAGATTTTTAACAACTCAATAATATTAGAAGGAAACAAAGCTACAAGTTGCCTGTATTTGTCAAGTTTTGGGAAAAATAAGGTGTTCAATAATATTTTAATTAATAACGGTAGTGGCACATACAATTTTGCATATGAAATACACTCACAAACATCAAACTCACCATATTTTGATAATAATAACTTTCTAACAACTACAACAGCAAATCTATTTGGAATTAACAACTACACTACCCTATCATCATGGCAAGCCTACTCCCAGCAAGATTCTCACTCCATTTCAAAAAATGTCAACTTTATGTCCGACAGCATGCATATTCAGGACACATTCATGAGAATGGGAATACCGCTGACAGAAGTTACTACGGATATTGATGGTGAACCAAGAGATCCAAATACTCCTTACATTGGCTGCGATGAGTATCATCTCGATATAATTCCTGACGACACGGTTATTTGTGCACAGAAAAGCATAAGCATAACAGCTGCAAGTGGTTTCCGAGCCTATTCATGGTCAACAGGTCAAAGTAGCAAAACAATAACATTGGATTCATCAGGCTTCGGATTTGGAACTCATGCAATAGGCATTACTGCATGGAAAGGAAGCATCCCATTTAAAGATACAATTTGGGTTACATTCCACCGGCCTGTTGCTGATGCTGGTATGGATCAATATCCCTGCTTAGGTGATCAGATATCATTAAGCGGATCCGGTGGTGTCAGTTATTATTGGTATGGCTTGATGAACAAAAAAACAATCACTTTCCAGGCTTTTACCACTCGTGATTATCATCTGATTGTCACCGATAAATATGGCTGCAAAGACACTGATACCGTTTCTGTATTTGTCATGGATTACCCAATTGTAAATTTAGGAAACGATACGGCTTTTTGTGAAGGAGGAAGTGCCAGTTTTAATGCCGGAACGGATACTACTTTTGCCTATGTCTGGAAGTCTTTGCCAGCAGCAGATACCATTTCCAATTCAGCACTATTCGTAGCAGATACTTCAGGTCAATATCGTGTATTTGTCACCAATGCTTATGGATGCTTAACTAAAGCCACTGTAGAAGTAACCGTACATCCTAATCCTCCCAAACCTATAGTCAACAGTTTTGGAGCAAGCGAATTTTGCGATGGCGATAGTGTTCAATTGTCTGCTCCTGTTGGCTATGTTAGTTATTTATGGTCAGATGGATCAAAAAGCTCAGAGATTTATGTAAGCCAATCATCGATTATAAGGCTTCAAGTCATTGATGCAAAAACATGCACTAGCCCTTTTTCTGATAGTTTTCTTGTAACAGTTTATCCCAATCCTCCAAAACCAAACATAACACTCATTGGCAATCAAACATTTTGTGATGGCGATAGTGCTGTTCTTGAAGCCCCAATTGGTTATTCGCATTACAATTGGTCGAATGGAGATTCAAACTGGAAACAAAAGGTTGTAAAAAGTGGACAGTTTAGTTTATCATTAGTTGATTCAAATACTTGTGTAAGTGAGATGTCAGATACAGTTGTTATTGTTGTATTTCCCAATCCACCAAAACCTACAATCATAGCATCTGGTCCAGTAACTTTTTGCGAAAGAGATAGTGTCATTCTATCTACTCCTTCAGGCTACACAAGCTATGTTTGGTCTGATGCAAATGGAGATGAAGAAAGAACAATTACTCAAAATGGTAGTTTTAGTTTGCATGTGATTGATAGTAATACATGTCAAAGCATCGAATCAGATGTTACAATAATAAAAGTAAAGCCACTACCATCAATACCAGAAATTCTGAAAGCTGGAATTGATAGCTTAGAAAGCAGCACACTGGCTGATGCATATAATTGGTATTTGAATGACACACTCTTAGGATTAACTACACAATTGATCATTGCTCCAAAAAGTGGAAATTTTAGTTTAATCACTGAGTTGGATGGCTGTTTGTCGGATGAGTCGGACGGATTGTATTATGTCAGATCAGGTTTGAATGAACAAATCGAAAACAGCATTCTTGTTTATCCAAATCCATCGGATGGAATGTTCTATATTGAGATAGTCGATTATAGCAATGCCATCATTCA from Bacteroidota bacterium encodes:
- a CDS encoding T9SS type A sorting domain-containing protein, whose protein sequence is MKKLLYTLSILLLTTNCFSQTMSGTYYIGQYAPTYKTIMSAVNALSANGVSGPVLFRIYSGTYDEKIIIPQISGVSATNTITFESYTKDSTQVIITNSNSNNSQNYVIYLNGADFIKLRNLTIDPDELGYGRGVRLDNGCNNVSFLNCFFKGGGSFWMLYSLNSVDNNIEVFNNYFFESSVAIYFYGETNQAEKGLVINNNFFTNQIFSAITLKYNENAHIYKNRVEASASNTNYRVGIEANETVNPIRISSNIIKIQGCYQNNTEAIFISNQFYNSKYALIDNNNIQGVCHSGIYCGTTDCKIFNNSIILEGNKATSCLYLSSFGKNKVFNNILINNGSGTYNFAYEIHSQTSNSPYFDNNNFLTTTTANLFGINNYTTLSSWQAYSQQDSHSISKNVNFMSDSMHIQDTFMRMGIPLTEVTTDIDGEPRDPNTPYIGCDEYHLDIIPDDTVICAQKSISITAASGFRAYSWSTGQSSKTITLDSSGFGFGTHAIGITAWKGSIPFKDTIWVTFHRPVADAGMDQYPCLGDQISLSGSGGVSYYWYGLMNKKTITFQAFTTRDYHLIVTDKYGCKDTDTVSVFVMDYPIVNLGNDTAFCEGGSASFNAGTDTTFAYVWKSLPAADTISNSALFVADTSGQYRVFVTNAYGCLTKATVEVTVHPNPPKPIVNSFGASEFCDGDSVQLSAPVGYVSYLWSDGSKSSEIYVSQSSIIRLQVIDAKTCTSPFSDSFLVTVYPNPPKPNITLIGNQTFCDGDSAVLEAPIGYSHYNWSNGDSNWKQKVVKSGQFSLSLVDSNTCVSEMSDTVVIVVFPNPPKPTIIASGPVTFCERDSVILSTPSGYTSYVWSDANGDEERTITQNGSFSLHVIDSNTCQSIESDVTIIKVKPLPSIPEILKAGIDSLESSTLADAYNWYLNDTLLGLTTQLIIAPKSGNFSLITELDGCLSDESDGLYYVRSGLNEQIENSILVYPNPSDGMFYIEIVDYSNAIIQIYSSNGQLIRDLHITHTKTQIDLNNQSKGVYWIKVIGENGIYHVPLVRL